The Paenibacillus sp. BIC5C1 DNA segment AATGTCATACTCCTCTTCCATTGCCACGAAAGCTCCGGACATTGCAAATGCGATGGTACCTATAATGCTGAATACTTCAAAAATGTGCAAGTCCAACCTGTTCAAACCTCACTTTTCAAGTCATCTCCATGTCGCTCTACCCATTGTATCCGCGCATGCCGAAATTGTGCAACCACATTTTGTAGATTATACTGGTTTTGTGAATGATTTTTGCATCATTCTAACACCTCATATAGAAGTGAATTGTTTCTTTATTGATTAGGAAGGATGAAATAGAATGACGAAGAAGCGAATTGTTATTTTTACAGGCGGGCACCTCTCTCCCCGATTTCTAAAAGAAATCGGTAAGGATGACATCATTATCGCAGCAGATCGCGGGGCATTATTCTTAATAGAAAACGGAATTCAGCCACACATCGCAGTAGGAGATTTTGATTCCATTACCGAGCAGGAACGGGAACGTGTACAAGATAACAGCGAACGGATAATCACCTGCGATCCTGTACATAAGGATTTGACAGATACCGAGATGGCATTTGAAACAGCATTGGATCTTGAGCCTACTGACATTCTTATGCTGGGCGCAACGGGCACTCGCATGGATCATACACTGGCTAACGTACATATTATGGTCCGCGCTATGCAGCATCATATTTCCTGTACTTTGCAGGATGAACACAATTATATGATGCTAACGACCTCCCAAGCTTTTGTGGAAGACCGTGGATATGAGTACATCTCTCTCCTCCCACTCACTAATGAAGTAACAGGTATTACACTGGAAGGTTTCATGTACCCGCTAGATCACGCAACTATACGCATGGGACAATCTTTGGGGATTAGCAACAAACTGCTCGGCAAATCTGGCACCGTCTCGATCGATAGTGGGTTATTACTCATTATTCAGAGCAAAGATTAACCTTTCGTCTAAACTTATTACGTTTTTGTAACCAATAATTTAGCCTGATAATAAACGTATAAAACAACAAATACCCTTGATATATCAAGGGTATTTTCTATGGTTGTAACAATAAAGATTCGTCAATGATTAATTTTTTGACATTTTTAATGGTATTTTAATAAACAAACCCAAACCATTGAGGCCCTAAGGATGATGAGGTTTCATCCAATTTCTAGGCTGTTACAAAGCTGTTATACTCGCTCTAGCAACTAAACGAAAACGAATTTTGGAGGTACTCACATGAAAACAAACATCTTTGTCCAAAAGGCCGTAACCGTCGGGTTGTGCGCTACACTAGGTTTTGGAGCTGTATTAATGACAAATGCACCTGTTGCACAGGCAGCAAGCGCTTCTGTATCCACAGGACAACAAATCGTGAATTATGGTAAAACCTTTACAGGAACTCCATATAAATTTGGCGCGTCAACTTCTACAACCAAAAATTTTGACTGCTCTTCTTTTATGAAATACATCTTTAAAAAGTATGGTGTTGATTTGCCGCGTACATCCGTTCAGCAATCCAAAGAAGGCGTAGCTGTGTCTAAAGCAAATCTACGCGTTGGAGATCTGGTCTTCTTTTCTAGCGGTAGTCGCTCTACAGGCTCCAATATTACTCACGTAGGCGTATATGCAGGCGACGGAAAAGTGCTGCACACGTACGGATCACCAGGTGTTACTCTTTCCGACTTGAACTCGGGCAACTGGAAAAAAACATATATTAAAGCTCGCCGCGTACTGTAGCTCATATTTTGAATACAACAAAGCGATTGGGGCCGGATCTAGTGATCCGGTCCTTTTATATTTACCCCATAAATTTCTCTGTCCAAACTGGAATTATATGGAGGAAGGGCAAGCGTTAGGCACAGCGATACAACCTCTTTTATTGGGTATGAAGCATATAACCGATGCCACGGACGGTATGAATTAATTTGATACTCCTCCCCTTATCCACCTTCACCCGTAAATGTTTGATATACACATCCACCACATTGGTATCCATTGCAAAATCATATCCCCATACTTCCCTTAAAATAACGCTCCGGGGACATGCCTCGTTCACATGACGGGCCAAAAATTCCAGCAATTCGTATTCTTTCGGAGTCAATATCAGATATTCGCCTGCACGACTTACACGACGTGAACGCAGATTGACCTTGAGATCATGCACTACAATGACTTCTTCGTCTTCTTGTGAAACATGCGAGAACACGCGTAATAAATTTCGAATTCTGGCCATCATCACATTACCGTGAATAGGTGCTTCCATCACATCATTAGCGCCGTAATCGAGTAATTCCACAATTAATTCAGGCGATATCTTGGGAGTTATCACAAGTAAAGGAGAAGTGACTCCTATGTGCACAAAAGACTCTAGTCCATGTTTCAGGGTATCTTCATGACATCCTTCATTCATTAAAATGATCATATTGAGATTCGTGAGCGTTAATTCAGAAAGACGGTTCAGATCTGCCCACTCCATTTGCTCGACCTGATACCCTTCAGCACACAATATGCCTTGAATAAAAGAAACCAGATCTCCCTTGCCAACCAGTAATATGGAAGTTTTCATTTTTTCACCCGGCCTGTCTCATACGCTGCTACATTTATTGGTTTAAACTACTTTTAATCCCCACATGTGCATCGCAGCATTGTTGTATGTTTATCATGCCGTAAAATGAAAAAGTCCATTCCCGGAAGGAACGGACTCAGAACACTCATTTGTTTTTTTCTTTAACCAAAGTACCGGTGAACCAGCGTACGCGCCTCTGCCGTGTCTTTTGTTCCATGAACAAGGACGCGCCCATCCTGAAAAATGACCATCCTGTGACCCCCAGTTGTAAAAGAAACCAAAAACGGATTAGCCTCCACGTGGCCTTCATCCAGCTTACCGAGGCGATCAGCCGTATGCTGTAGATCCAGATTCATTCGCCGTGAAGGGCGAATCTGTACCGTATCTCTACCGCATAACACGTCTGTTTTTTCCAAGTTTGAAGAAGAGAGGTACGGATAGCTAGCCTTTACTCCGCAGGAAGGACAGTCTTCTTTTCGGGCACCGTCGACGTTAATGGCTATGTATTCGTTTCTCCACACATCGAATGATAACAACTTGCGTCTCAGTGCACCTGCATTGCCACTAAGTAACTTCATCGCTTCCGCAGTCTGATTAGCCGTAACCATCTGCACTGCCTGAGGGATAATGCCTGACGTATCACATGTATCCCCACCTAAAGGAACCTCACCCAACAAACAGTTTAAACAAGGTGTTTCTCCAGGCAGAAACGTGTAGGTAATTCCATAACTGCCCACACATCCGCCGTAAATCCACGGAATACGATACTTTTGAGACATATCATTTATTAATAGCCGGGTATCAAAATTATCTGTGGCATCCATGATCAAGTCTGCGTTCTGAACCAGTTCCTCCAGCTCGTCTACTCTGACGTCCATCACTTTACCTACAACCTCAACGGTAGAATTAATGTCAGAAAGGCGCTTTTTTGCAGCCATCGCTTTGGGCATTCGCTGAATGGCGTCTTCCTCTATATATAATTGTTGTCGCTGTAGATTGCTCCATTCCACATAGTCACGATCTGCAATGGTAATATGGCCAATTCCTGAACGTACCAGTGTTTCAGCAATGCCCGTACCAAGCGCGCCCGCTCCAACAATTAATACTCTGCTGTTATTCAATCTATGCTGACCTTCCTTACCAATAGGTGCATACCGTTCCTGTCTGGAATAGCGGTCTCCCTGTTCAGAAGATTGTGTCTGATTAGTCATGTATGAACCATTCCTTCCGCGGGACTGCTCGCTGCTGCATAGCGCTTAACTGGAATCATGCCTGCCTCATAAGCCAGTCTGCCTGCTTCAACCCCCATCCGCATTGCCTTCGCCATCTTCACCGGATCTCCAGATCCAGAAACAGCCGTATTCAACAATACACCGTCAGCTCCCAGCTCCAGCGCATGAGCAGCATCTTTAGGTGCACGAAGTCCTGCATCCACAATAACAGGAACAACGGCTTGTTCAATAATGATCTCCAGGTTATAGGGATTAATAATCCCTCTTCCCGCCCCTATCGGTGAAGCCCCAGGCATAACAGCGTGTACGCCGAGTAGTTGTAATCGCTTGGCCAAAATAACATCGTCTGAAATATAAGGCAGTACCGTAAAGCCCTTTTCAAGCAGGATCTCGCAAGCTTTATATGTTTCAATCGGGTCAGGAAGCAGTGTGATTCCATCGCCGATAACTTCTACTTTTATCATATCACAAAGTCCTGATGCTCGAGCAAGCTCTGCGATTCGCACAGCTTCCTCTGCTGTTGAAGCACCCGCTGTATTGGGAAGCAGGGTATACTTTTTCAAATCCAGTGTGTCCAGAAAGTGCTGTTTGTGACGATCTTCCAGATTCAATCGCCGAACTGCAAACGTTAAAACTTCCGTGCCTGAGGCCTCAACCGCCTTGCTCTGCACTTCCAAGTCCGAAAATTTGCCCGTACCCAACAGCAATCTAGATTCAAACGCATAATTTCCAATCCTCAACATAATTCAACCGCCTCCCACAAAATGTACAATTTCAATTCGGTCTCCGTCTCTTAACGCCGTCGTTTCATGATATTCCCGCGTTAAAATTTGACGATTCAATTCAACCACGACGGTTTTTACTTGCAAATTAAATGAATGTAGCAATTTGTCCACACGATCTAAGCTATCTTCAATTTGCATGGTTTGTCCGTTGACAATGATGTTCACTGCAACATCTCCTTTCTGTTCAAACGTTCTGGACAAAGGTCCTGAATCCCCAGTTCTTCCGAGGTTTTGCCATAAATCAAGTCAGCCATGAGGCTGGCTGTAATCGCACTAAGCAATATTCCGTTACGATAATGTCCAAAAGCAGCGAATAAACCCGGAACACTTTCACAAGCGCCCACATACGGCAATCTATCCGGAGTCGAGGGACGAACACCAGCCCACGCTCGGATAAAATGCGCATCCTTCATGCCAGGCACCCAATTTGTCGCAGCTGTAAGCAGCTTCTGAATACCTTGCACCGAAACATTCATGTCTGTTCTTCCAGGCAGGCTTGTTGCACCGATCCACACTTCTCCATTGGCTTTAGGAACAATATATATATCCTCTGCATACACCGTTTTGTCAGGTCTGTAACCGACATAGTCGGGTGAAAACTGCACCGCTGCAATCTCCCCTTTCACAGGCAAAATAGGCGATTTCAGGCCAACATGTCTCATCAATTCATCACCTTGTAACCCTGAAGCAATAATCACATTTCTCGATGTCATTGTTCCTATTGAAGTCTCGATTCCTTGTACACCGTTTACATTCGTATGCAAACGGACATCCTGTACACCTTCCATCACCCTCGCACCCATAGCTTGAGCCGATCTGATATAAGCCTGTGTTAGATTGACGGGAAGGACCTCGCTCTCGGAGGGTCTGTAATATGCTCCATACGTATCCCTGTTTAACCATGAAGCTTCCTGTTGGACAGCGACACGATCCCACCAAATATGTTCTGTAGATAAGGTAGACGATCGATTATTTTTGTAACTGGTGACCTCACAGTATGAACGAAAAGGAGTAATAAAACCATGCTGTTGCAGTCCCATCTCCACTCCGCTAAGCGAACTGATTCGTTCCTTCTGCTCATGAAGCAAAGCTCTACTCTTCCGTGCAAGCTTCGCCATTACAGCATGAGTGAATGCCTCACTGTCAGCAGCAAGCATCCCGGCGGCTGCACAGGAAGTTCCCCCAGCAATTCGCGCCCGCTCAACCAGAAGAACATCATGTCCTCGGGTAGCGAGTTCATATGCGATGGCACAACCGATAACGCCTCCGCCTACAATAATGGTTTCTGCATGAATCTTGCCTCGAACTTCCGCTCCAACTTTACTTCCCGATACGATTCCTGGATGATAGCCTGAACGATTCCTGCTTCGACTTCTTGCTTCCTCTCTCATGATCTCATCTCCCTGGTTCGGCGTACTTCTCTGAATCTGTGATTGCCTGCCGTAATGATGCCGCGGCTAGTTTCGGCTCATCGTTCGCCCAAATCGTTGAAATCACAGCGGCCCCTCTGGCACCAGCAGTTCGAATGGCAGCAATATTATCAGCTCTAATCCCGCCAATTGCGATTATCGGAATCGAAACATTGGAGCATACCTCGGCCAATGCACTAAGCCCTTTGGGTTCGCAATTTGGTTTGCTATTTGAAGCATAGACATGCCCATAAAAGAGATAATCCGCTCCACGTTCTTCTGCAACTTTTGCTTCTTCCGGAGAATGAACCGATATGCCTACGCGCAGCCGCTCGACTCTCTTCAACTCATCCTTATCGTAACTGCGAATAACTGTTTGCCCCCAATGCACACCACCAAGCAACGTATGTTGATCCAGCCGATCTAAGCCATTCATAATGATTTGGTTAGATGGAACACCTTGTGTGTTCAGACTTTGCGCCCAATACATCTGTTGCTCAAAGGACAGCCTTTTTTCCCGAATGTGAATATAATCAACCCACTGCCATATATACTTAGCAATATTCAGAAAAGAGTCCATGTCTCCTGTACCTGGTGAAACCACATGCAGTTCGAAAGCTTTTGTTGTTACATGTTCGTGGAAGATTGCCGTCCTGTCCGCCTCCTCTTGCATGATATAAGCTGATATAAAACAAAAAAAAAGCCACTCCCGTAGGGGAGTGGCCACGAATTTAAAAATTCATGGATCAACTGAATGACTGCCGCATGCAATTATTCTATACATAACGGATAACAACTATAGAAACCATCCATAATCGCAACGCTGTATACATAGAGATGCATGATTCATCTTGCAGGCAATATCGCAAAAGTCATCGATAACGCTCTTTGTCATTAGTTGAAACGCGCCACTTCCCTACGCTGGTATGATCCAGATCAGGTACAAAGGGTCCGGAATCGCATTCTTCCATCTCAGCCGCATCGTGCGGCCCCCCTAGTGTTCATATGAAGCTGTAGCCTATGTTACCATAGACACCCTTTTTTGTCACCGTACAATTTCCATTTATTACGTTATTGTTTCTCGGACCAAGCTTCAACATCCCATGTTTTGGTAACCCAATCTTCATAAAAATCAGGTTCATGGGATACGAGCAGCACGGTACCCTTGAATTCTTGCAAGGCACGTTTCAGCTCTGCTTTAGCCGTAACATCCAAATGGTTTGTAGGCTCATCGAACAAAATCCAATTACTTTCACGCATCAGAAGTTTACATAAACGAACTTTGGCTTGTTCACCACCACTAAGCGCATTAAGCGGACGAGTGATATGCTCATTTTTCAATCCACAACGTGCGAGATGGCCCCGGACTTCATTCTGTGTCAGATGAGAAAATTCATTCCACACATCTTCAATCGGGGTAATGTTTCCTGCACGTACTTCCTGTTCGAAATAAGCTGTTTCCAGATAGTCACCCAGGAAAGTCTTACCGCTGATTGGTGGGATTTTTCCCAAGATAGTCTTAAGCAATGTGGATTTACCTACACCATTACAACCAACAATGGCAATTTTCTCCCCACGCTCAATCGTCATCGTCATCTTGGGCAATAATGCATATGAATATCCAATTTCAAAATCAATGCCTTCAAAGACGGTTTTACTACTCGCCCGGGCATCCTTGAATTTGAATGTGGGTTTGGCCGCTTCGTCTGGACGATCGATCCGTTCAATCTTACCGAGCTGCTTCTCTCGGCTCTTGGCACGACCAGAAGTAGAAGCACGGGCTTTGTTCCGTTGAATAAAATCTTCCTGCTTCTTGATATACTCCTGCTGTTTCTCATAAGCATCAATATGCTGCGCCTTATTCATATCAGCCATTTCAAGGAATTTGTTATAGTTTGCTGCGTAACGCGTCAATTTGGCAAATTCCAGATGATAAATAACGTTAACGACCTCATTCATAAATTCCGTATCATGCGAAATCAGAATGAATGCATACGGGTAGTCCTTCAAGTAACGCGTCAGCCATTCGATGTGTTCCACATCGAGATAGTTCGTCGGCTCATCCAACAGAAGAGCAGTTGGTTTCTCCAGTAAGAGCTTGGCAAGCAATACCTTCGTACGTTGACCACCACTAAGCGCGGCCACGTCACGATCCAGACCGATGGCGGACAAGCCCAGTCCATTTGCCATCTCTTCCACTTTCACATCAATCAGATAAAAATCACCTTGCTCCAATTGCTCTTGAATGTCTCCCATTTCTTCCAGCAACAATTCGAGCTTGTCCGGATCGGCGTCTGCCATCTGATCTGTGATGGACATCATTTCTTTTTCCAACTCAAGCAAGGGCAGGAACGCATCCTTAAGCACATCACGAATCGTTTTTCCAGGTGTGAGCTTGGTATGCTGGTCCAGATATCCATAACGAACTTTGGGGGTCCATTCGACCTTCCCTTCGTCCTTTAACAATTTCCCGGTAAGAATGTTCATCAGTGTGGACTTGCCCACACCATTTGCACCAACAAGACCTACACGCTCTCCGGCAAGTAAACGAAAAGATACATTTTTAAATAACGTGCGGTCTCCGAAATTGTGACTCACGTTCTCTACTGACAATAAACTCATAAGATGAGGTTGCTCCTATCTATTGGACATTACTATCGTTCCGAAACCCTATTTTAGCACAGGTGTCGCCTTTTCTGAAAGTAATGTAAACATCTCATGCAACCTCGCTTTTTTATTACAAACAAACCGCCTTTAATTTATGGAACAGTTATACTCAAAATAACCTTGTGCTGCCGCTTGTTTGGCATTTGTAAATACCTCTTCCGCTCTGTAACCATTGTTACATGTGGAAGGATAATAGTATTTAATTCCACTTACCGGATCAACTCCACCAACGATCGCTGTTTTCTTCACCAGTCTGCCACCACCAATGGCATAATTGTTTATCTTTTGGTTACCTACAGGTATTCCCTGAATAAAAGCCATAAGCCCCGTGTCATTAATCGAATTGTACCAATCTTCCTGAGAAATCAATGGCATGGTAAAGGTATAGGAAACACCATTCCTTCTTGCAAACTCATTATGCCGGTTAATAACATCTGCCAATTCTTCCTGCACACTTGTCACGATACGACTTCGTCTGATCTGCTCAAATGTTTCGGTATTCTGAAGCAGAGGGATTTGTGTGCTGGAGGCCAGTTCTTTCTGGAACCCTTCAACCCACATACCCAAGCCTGCATCGTAGGCATATATATACCCATCGAGTGTAAAATTAATACTGCTACCATTTGAATCAGAATATGTATAGGGCTTTTTGGGACTCCAAACTTGCCGGAATGAATCTTCAAGATTTCCGGTCACTTCTGTTTCGTTCGCCAAAATATAGTAACCATCATAATCCAGCACGACCACTGCAGGAATGTAATTAAACATGGCCCGTATAGCCGCAAGATCATCCTGAATCCCCATATTTAGCGCCATTGTTTGAGTAAACGTAGCTAAGGCAAGCTCTTTGTCCGCTTTAACAAATTTGGTCGAATCATACCCTGCTTCATCGTTTTGCTTCTCATTTTGATGCATCACGGCCCCTGCATCCAGTACAGCAGTCTGAAGTGCCATCTTATATCGATTGCTTAAATATTGAGCCTCCTGGGCATTGTCTGTATTGTGAGAAATAACCCAGAATATAGGTAAAAAGATAAGCACAAACACAATGGAAAGATCAGTAATCTTCATTGAGCACCATACCCCCATATGTGGTAAACACAGCTGCAGCTTGCGCAGACCCGTTTAACCACTCACGAATCAGCATGGCAGGTGTGCGATTGGTGTTTTTGACGGTTACTGTGAAGAAATCCCCCATTGCCAGTGTATATCTGCGCCCAGGATCGTCTAAAGCCAGCACACCAGACGAAGGAAACAACTTTGCTTTAATCTGGGCTGAATAATAACCATCCTGCACAGTTTCATAAGTACCAGAAAATGTGCTCTGATCCATCGGATCCGAGTAATGAGGAACATATTTTTTGTGCAAATGTTCCATAGAAATCTCATAGGCATTCCCCGTTCGGGCCATCTGTTCTTCGAACTCTGCATACATGGCAGGGGAAATGTATCCCTTTGTTCTGATTGCATCGACAAAACGGGTAACCGTCTGAACAACAGTCATGCGTGCCATGTCATCCTGTCGATTAGCAGTCTCTGCTGCCGGGTATACATAAAGCAAAATCACTGCCAGCAAAACAGAAAGCAGCTTGGATGCAGCATTAATCAAGGTGTACTGGCCTCCTTCCAAAATGCAATCTTTAGCAGTGCGCCAGCTTCACTTCTTATGAACTCAGGTCTATACGAAGCTGCAAGTTGCACAGGTATGGTTCCTCTTCTGTTTACAAGAGGATCAATGACATATGCAATCCCGTCCACCTCCACGCTGACCGTTGTCCCTGTCATTTGCCTCACAGTGTGTAAGACTTCAGCACCACTATAACGGATTGGCTGGCTTATACGTAGCGTGGTATTCACCCGTCCTTCCATGTCTGCTGTCGTCTTCACCAAATGATTTAATGCGTCTGATAGAACCCGAACATTCTGCTGCCCGTACAGGCAGGCTGTCACAAATAAGACAACCGCCGTACAGAACAACATAAGCTGCTGTGTATTCTGGGACATGTTAAACCAACTCCTGTCAGGATTGCTGGAAAATAAGCCCTCTTACCACATTAGATCTGTCTTTTACGATAATTGCTTTGAATTTACCACTTGGATTGACATATTGATTGTCTTTTTCACTCATGGTCTGGTTGATAACGCCCACTTTCTCGTCAGGTGTAATAACCGAACCATAATCTGCATTATTGAGATCCTGGGAGATGTTCAACTGATTACCGTACCATTGACCTCCCTTGTTTTTACCTGTTATAACTTGAATACCGAACTGATCCTTGTCCGCATATTTACGCAACGCGTTTGTAACCTGTGATCCACTAATGGTTGTTCCGTCATACACGGTAAATGCAGCTTGAGACAATTCGGTCTGGATATCGGCAAAATTGTTCTGTGCCGTTTTGGTCGCCTCCTGAGCCGAAATAAACAATAGAACTACAATCGTAATAAGGGCGATGGTCAGAAAGATGCCTGCTGCCACCTTTAAAGCGCTTGATGCATTGTTCATGATAAATCCTCCTATATTGTTTTTAATTTATTTCAGACTGTGACGTACATGGTCGTTACAGTTTCTGAATCTGTTCATAATAAATGTTCATTTGTAGGAAACTCATGCCTACCAGCGGAATGACCAGATAGAGGAAGATCAGGGCATACATCGGTGTAAACCCGATCATTCTCCCCCATGACGCTTTAACATCAATCATCTTGGTGTATTCCTGCTTCCGTTGTTCAAAATAAAAGGCCATCATGCTATCCAGATCATCAAATGCTTCTCGAATTGAAATTTTCCCGAGTGCAAGTTGCAGCTTTTCAACCAAACGTTGAAATTCAGGCAGCCCTGCATCTTCTTTTAATTGTTCAAGCGCATGCTCCGGCCCATGTTCAAAGTGCAACAGACATTTTTGCAATGGCCTTTTGAAAATAACAGCAAAGCGATTGAGCCATTCCAGTATCTCCTCTACGGACATACGATCCATCTCTCGCAAGATCGAGATAACCGTCTGAAACTGATAGATTTCATGCCTCATATCCATACTTCTCATTTTGCGCTGGAACATCATGAGCCATATCGGCATGTGATAACCCGCTATACCTATCATCATTGCAATAATTAACTCCCACCAGCGGAGGTATTGTTTGTTGTAACCTTCCAGCTTCTGCAGGATGCGTGCAATTGTTTCATTCTGTGTATCATGGTCCAGTTGAACGGGATTCACGGACTGCAGTGCATTGGAGATCTCATCAAAAGTGGCTCCTCGCTTCATTTCAATGCGCTCTAGTACAGCTTGATCCAGGCTTGCTTTTTCTGTAGCCTGCTTCAACTCCGCCTCTCCCATCGAGCCAAACATCCGGTCATCTCTCACGGGGTCATATAAAATATGATTTCGTTCAACCTGATGCAGCAGCAAAACACAGCCAATGGTCAGGACAAAACAACTTGCAAATAACATCAGCCTTCGTATAGAAAGCCATTCATATTTCAGTTCCGAGCTACTTTCCCGCATCAGTCTTACGGTTTGACTGTAATTGGTACTGCCAGGTTTTGCCGCGAACAACATCGCAAGTTTACGAATGAACGTCTGCTTGTATAAGAACTGATCCATTCTGGAGTGTTTGCGTCCTGTCCGATAACGGGTTTCATCATATTGCTGAAGTCTTTGCAAAAGCAGGTAGGCAAGTATGATGATGACGTAGATGGATATTTTGGTTATAAAGCCGATTTTGCTGCGATAGAACTCATCCATCGTCGGAAAACTTCCTCTGGCCCAACGTTCAATTGGAGCGGTGAACAGAACGGGGGCAAGGGCAATGATGTTCAACCCTTTTAACAAATAGTCCAATTTGTCCCGCCGCAAAATCTCCAGATGAATTTCCTGCGTCAGATTCCCCAAACCTTTCAAGTAAATCGAACCCTGTGCTCTGTCTTTATCCCCGAACTCCATCACCATATATGAAATACCGGCGAAACCTTTAAGAAAACGATTTAGCGCAATCTCGTAGTATCGTTCCAAAGCTTCGTTCGGATCTGGAGAAGTCAATGCTTCATAGATCAACAGCACTTGCTCGGCAGCCTCTCCTTTACCTGCTTCCGCTGCTTCATACAGTGCTTCCTCTACCATTCCATGCTGATGATACCGATGTCTCACGTCGGCAAACAGGTCCAGCATCTGTACCAACAGTCGTTTCTCCATACGATTCAGACACATATCCAGTACAAGGCTGTTTAGAACTACAGCACAGAGTACCGACAATATGACAAAGGCGATACCCGGCTGCATAAGAAAAAGGATTACACTAATACTCCCGTATCCTCCGAGGATCATTAAGACCACGCTCATCGCCATTCGTCTTAAGGATGGTTCGTCGCCAACATGCCGGAATGAAATTCGTTTCTGTACTTGCAGAATATAGGAAGAGAGAAGCGGCACTTTCATGCCCCAGCGATAAGACTGTAACAGGAACGATCCCCACCGCAGCGTACGATTTCCGTTTAGCGTAGC contains these protein-coding regions:
- a CDS encoding ABC transporter permease — protein: MNNASSALKVAAGIFLTIALITIVVLLFISAQEATKTAQNNFADIQTELSQAAFTVYDGTTISGSQVTNALRKYADKDQFGIQVITGKNKGGQWYGNQLNISQDLNNADYGSVITPDEKVGVINQTMSEKDNQYVNPSGKFKAIIVKDRSNVVRGLIFQQS